One genomic window of Dermacentor andersoni chromosome 8, qqDerAnde1_hic_scaffold, whole genome shotgun sequence includes the following:
- the LOC126529075 gene encoding COMM domain-containing protein 3, with amino-acid sequence MELAEPFVNGIAKAADPCKVSDADYTKLLDKVFSVVTNDGEPGAGGVDDDDESATADDDFKDGCAGLIALVLESSRFNLDDSQLALRLEEYGMTGARADSLVRKYAANKQLVRVELSRIGRRPPHVTGVDWSVDYRVKSNHLERIGEPVFHIELKTSSENPVSFACNMAQMQDLLHSLRDAAKCVENKAQGGGS; translated from the coding sequence ATGGAGCTCGCCGAACCGTTCGTCAACGGCATCGCCAAGGCCGCCGATCCGTGCAAAGTGAGTGATGCAGACTACACCAAACTCCTCGACAAAGTCTTCAGCGTGGTCACGAACGACGGCGAACCGGGGGCGGGTGGCGTCGACGATGACGACGAGTCGGCGACAGCAGACGACGACTTCAAAGATGGCTGCGCCGGACTGATTGCGCTGGTGCTCGAGAGCTCGCGCTTCAACCTGGACGATTCTCAGCTAGCGCTGCGCCTCGAAGAGTACGGAATGACCGGCGCCCGCGCGGACTCCTTGGTCCGCAAGTACGCGGCGAACAAGCAGTTGGTGCGCGTCGAGTTGAGTCGCATCGGGCGGCGGCCGCCTCACGTCACCGGCGTCGACTGGAGCGTCGATTATCGggtcaagagcaaccacctcgagcGCATCGGCGAGCCGGTATTCCACATCGAGCTCAAAACTTCCTCGGAGAATCCAGTCTCGTTCGCGTGCAACATGGCGCAGATGCAGGACCTGCTGCATAGCCTGCGGGATGCCGCGAAGTGCGTTGAAAACAAGGCGCAGGGGGGCGGTTCTTGA